A section of the Pseudomonas sp. Q1-7 genome encodes:
- a CDS encoding chemotaxis protein CheW, which translates to MSRPLATATRPQLALQSYLDALLHEASTELAESISRDEFEAAVLEEQVRDARLSRVLAEAPLLVLEPPVVAEPEPQVPVEAERLAPVAAPQPARVEPLVELSAPVPQPSEPPALTAEGRPAWGEEPFECLLFDVAGLTLAVPLVSLGSIYPLAGQELTPLFGQPDWFLGILPCQAGNLKVLDTARWVMPERYRDDFRQGLQYVISVQGFEWGLAVHQVSRSIRLDPNEIKWRSQRSQRPWLAGTVIEHMCALLDVSALAELIASGAIKRMSLN; encoded by the coding sequence ATGAGTCGTCCCCTCGCCACCGCCACCCGCCCGCAACTGGCCCTGCAGTCCTACCTGGACGCGCTGTTGCACGAGGCTTCGACCGAACTGGCCGAAAGCATCAGCCGGGACGAGTTCGAAGCCGCGGTGCTGGAAGAACAGGTCCGCGATGCGCGCCTGAGCCGCGTGCTGGCCGAAGCGCCGCTGCTGGTGCTGGAGCCCCCCGTCGTCGCCGAACCCGAGCCGCAGGTGCCGGTCGAGGCGGAGCGCCTGGCGCCGGTCGCCGCGCCGCAGCCGGCCCGCGTCGAACCCCTGGTGGAACTCAGTGCCCCCGTTCCGCAGCCGTCGGAGCCGCCGGCGCTCACCGCCGAAGGGCGCCCCGCCTGGGGTGAAGAACCCTTCGAATGCCTGCTGTTCGACGTTGCCGGCCTGACCCTGGCGGTGCCGCTGGTGTCCCTGGGTTCCATCTACCCGCTGGCCGGCCAGGAACTGACGCCGTTGTTCGGGCAGCCTGACTGGTTCCTCGGCATACTGCCCTGCCAGGCGGGCAACCTGAAGGTGCTGGACACCGCGCGCTGGGTGATGCCCGAGCGCTATCGCGATGACTTCCGCCAGGGCCTGCAGTACGTGATTTCGGTCCAGGGCTTCGAGTGGGGCCTGGCGGTGCACCAGGTCAGCCGTTCCATCCGCCTGGACCCGAACGAGATCAAATGGCGCAGCCAGCGTAGCCAGAGACCCTGGTTGGCCGGTACCGTGATCGAACATATGTGCGCGCTGCTGGATGTCTCGGCCCTGGCCGAGCTGATCGCCAGCGGCGCGATCAAGCGCATGTCGCTGAATTGA
- a CDS encoding DUF2802 domain-containing protein → MIGLALLAAALAVACAALGYACYRLSARLRAVVEAQAGRDAAQDQKLKELGRRLEAYLEGSVRMGEELHELRRVVAPLPDKLSQIEQRDPSSLSFSQAARLVGLGASVDDLTQSCGLTQAEAELVSKLHQARKDRG, encoded by the coding sequence TTGATCGGGCTTGCACTGCTCGCGGCGGCCCTCGCCGTGGCCTGCGCGGCGTTGGGTTACGCCTGCTACCGCCTGTCCGCACGCCTGCGCGCAGTGGTGGAGGCGCAGGCCGGGCGCGACGCGGCGCAGGACCAGAAGCTCAAGGAACTGGGGCGCCGCCTCGAGGCGTACCTCGAGGGCAGCGTGCGCATGGGCGAGGAGCTCCACGAGCTGCGCCGCGTGGTGGCGCCGCTGCCGGACAAGCTCAGCCAGATCGAGCAGCGCGACCCGAGCAGCCTGTCCTTCTCCCAGGCTGCGCGCCTGGTCGGCCTTGGCGCCAGCGTCGACGACCTGACCCAGTCCTGCGGCCTGACCCAGGCCGAAGCCGAGCTGGTGAGCAAGCTGCACCAGGCGCGCAAGGACCGAGGCTGA
- a CDS encoding flagellar motor protein — MDVLSLIGVILAFVAIIGGNYLEGGHAAALLNGPAALIVLGGTLGAAFLQTPMSIFKRALGIIRWILFPPQVDLAGGITRVVNWSMTARKEGLLGLEPAADSEPDPFSRKGLQLLVDGAEPEAIRSILEVDLFTQEGRDLQAAKVFESMGGYAPTIGIIGAVMGLIHVMGNLADPSQLGGGIAVAFVATIYGVGFANLLLLPIGNKLKSIAMRQSRYREMLLEGILSIAEGENPRSIELKLQGFMD; from the coding sequence ATGGATGTACTCAGCCTCATCGGGGTCATCCTGGCCTTCGTCGCCATCATCGGCGGCAATTACCTCGAAGGCGGCCATGCCGCGGCCCTGCTCAACGGGCCGGCGGCGCTCATCGTACTGGGCGGCACCCTGGGCGCGGCGTTCCTGCAAACCCCCATGAGCATCTTCAAGCGTGCACTGGGCATCATCCGCTGGATCCTGTTCCCGCCCCAGGTGGACCTCGCCGGCGGCATCACCCGCGTGGTGAACTGGAGCATGACCGCGCGCAAGGAAGGCCTGCTGGGCCTGGAGCCCGCGGCCGACAGCGAACCCGACCCCTTCTCCCGCAAGGGCCTGCAACTGCTGGTGGACGGCGCCGAACCGGAAGCCATCCGCAGCATCCTCGAAGTCGACCTGTTCACCCAGGAGGGCCGTGACCTGCAGGCCGCCAAGGTCTTCGAGAGCATGGGCGGCTATGCGCCGACCATCGGCATCATCGGTGCCGTCATGGGGCTGATCCATGTCATGGGCAACCTGGCGGACCCCAGCCAACTGGGCGGCGGCATTGCCGTGGCCTTCGTCGCGACCATCTACGGCGTGGGCTTCGCCAACCTGCTGCTGCTGCCCATCGGCAACAAACTGAAGTCCATCGCCATGCGTCAGTCGCGCTATCGCGAGATGTTGCTGGAGGGCATTCTCTCCATCGCCGAAGGGGAGAATCCGCGCTCCATCGAACTCAAGCTGCAAGGCTTCATGGATTGA
- a CDS encoding EscU/YscU/HrcU family type III secretion system export apparatus switch protein — MSQKPRQAIALSYDGVSAPNLTAKGDDELAEAILAIAREYEVPIYENAELVRLLARLELGDAIPEALYRSIAEIIAFAWYLKGKCPVGFDPDAERDVSPPLPLLSPPGH, encoded by the coding sequence ATGAGCCAGAAGCCGCGCCAGGCCATCGCCCTCTCCTACGACGGCGTCAGCGCCCCCAACCTGACCGCCAAGGGCGACGACGAACTGGCCGAAGCCATCCTCGCTATCGCCCGCGAGTACGAGGTGCCCATTTACGAGAACGCCGAGCTGGTGCGCCTGCTGGCGCGGCTGGAGCTGGGCGACGCCATCCCCGAAGCCCTGTACCGGAGCATTGCCGAGATCATTGCCTTCGCCTGGTACCTCAAGGGCAAGTGCCCGGTGGGCTTCGATCCGGATGCCGAGCGCGACGTCAGCCCTCCCCTGCCGTTGCTCAGCCCTCCGGGTCACTGA
- a CDS encoding ParA family protein, translating into MRVWAVANQKGGVGKTTTSIALAGLLADAGKRVVVVDLDPHGSMTSYFGHDPDTLEHSCFDLFLHQGSVPDGLPRELLLPTSHERISLLPSSTALATLERQSPGQNGLGLVIAKSLAQLWQQFDHAIIDSPPLLGVLMVNALAASQQLAIPVQTEFLAVKGLERMVSTLSMVNRSRKQALPYTIVPTLFDRRTQASLNTLKVLRNNYPDHLWQAYIPVDTRLRDASRAGVTPSQYDANSRGVIAYRALLKHLLGQQQAAQVA; encoded by the coding sequence ATGAGAGTCTGGGCAGTAGCCAACCAAAAGGGTGGAGTCGGCAAGACCACCACATCCATCGCCCTTGCGGGCCTGCTGGCCGATGCCGGCAAGCGCGTGGTGGTGGTTGACCTCGATCCCCACGGGTCGATGACCAGCTATTTCGGGCATGACCCGGACACCCTGGAACACAGCTGTTTCGACCTGTTCCTGCACCAGGGCAGCGTGCCCGACGGCCTGCCGCGGGAGCTGCTGCTGCCGACCAGCCATGAACGCATTTCCCTGCTGCCCTCGAGCACCGCGCTGGCGACCCTGGAACGCCAGTCGCCGGGGCAGAACGGCCTGGGCCTGGTGATCGCCAAGAGCCTGGCGCAGCTCTGGCAGCAGTTCGACCACGCCATCATCGACAGCCCGCCGCTGCTCGGCGTGCTGATGGTCAACGCGCTGGCGGCCAGCCAGCAGCTGGCGATCCCGGTGCAGACCGAGTTCCTCGCGGTGAAAGGCCTGGAGCGGATGGTCAGCACCCTGAGCATGGTTAATCGTTCGCGCAAACAGGCGCTGCCCTACACCATAGTGCCGACCCTGTTCGACCGTCGGACCCAGGCCTCGCTCAACACCCTCAAGGTGCTGCGCAACAACTACCCGGATCACCTCTGGCAAGCCTACATCCCGGTGGATACCCGCCTGCGGGATGCCAGCCGCGCCGGGGTCACGCCGTCCCAGTACGATGCCAACAGCCGCGGCGTTATCGCCTACCGCGCGCTGCTCAAGCACCTGCTCGGCCAGCAGCAGGCTGCCCAGGTGGCCTGA
- the motD gene encoding flagellar motor protein MotD gives MARRRHQEEHENHERWLVSYADFITLLFAFFVVMYSISSINEGKYKILSETLVGVFNQPDRSVKPIPVGEEKPRTPSLERSMVEANERSPDSTDADPLQEIAQSVRDAFGDLIKTDQLNVRGNELWVEIEMNSSLLFPSGDALPNDAAFALIEKVAGILAPYDNPVHVEGFTDNLPIATSRYPSNWELSTARAASIVRMLAMDGVSAGRLAAVGYGEFQPVADNATAEGRARNRRVVLVISRNLDVRRSVSGVGSANARPDSVMQRTGTQSAPAATAPAPATGAVNSPSPAP, from the coding sequence ATGGCGCGCAGGCGGCATCAGGAAGAGCACGAGAATCACGAACGCTGGCTGGTCTCCTACGCGGACTTCATCACCCTGCTGTTCGCCTTCTTCGTGGTGATGTACTCGATTTCCTCGATCAACGAAGGCAAGTACAAGATCCTCTCGGAGACCCTGGTGGGGGTGTTCAACCAGCCGGACCGCTCGGTCAAGCCGATCCCGGTGGGCGAGGAGAAGCCGCGCACCCCCTCGCTGGAACGCAGCATGGTGGAGGCCAACGAGCGCAGCCCTGACTCCACCGACGCCGATCCGCTGCAGGAAATCGCCCAGAGCGTGCGCGATGCCTTCGGCGACCTGATCAAGACCGACCAGTTGAACGTGCGCGGCAACGAGCTCTGGGTGGAGATCGAGATGAACTCCAGCCTGCTGTTCCCCAGCGGCGACGCGCTGCCCAACGATGCCGCCTTCGCCCTGATCGAGAAGGTTGCCGGGATTCTGGCGCCCTATGACAATCCGGTGCATGTCGAAGGATTCACTGACAACCTGCCCATTGCCACGTCCCGCTATCCGTCCAACTGGGAGCTCTCCACCGCACGGGCCGCCAGCATCGTGCGCATGCTGGCCATGGATGGCGTATCGGCCGGCCGCCTGGCCGCGGTGGGCTATGGTGAGTTTCAGCCGGTGGCGGACAACGCCACCGCCGAGGGCCGTGCGCGCAACCGTCGCGTGGTCCTGGTGATTTCCCGCAACCTCGATGTGCGCCGCAGCGTGAGCGGCGTCGGCAGCGCCAACGCCAGGCCGGACAGTGTGATGCAGAGGACTGGCACGCAATCTGCACCAGCAGCGACAGCACCGGCCCCGGCAACGGGTGCCGTCAATTCCCCGTCACCCGCCCCGTAG
- a CDS encoding protein-glutamate methylesterase/protein-glutamine glutaminase, with product MAVKVLVVDDSGFFRRRVAEILSSDPNIQVVGTATNGREAIDQALALKPDVITMDYEMPMMDGITAVRHIMQRCPTPVLMFSSLTHEGARVTLDALDAGAVDFLPKNFEDISRTPEKVKQLLCEKVHSIARSNRRYSSFSATPHAAPAPAPAPAASAPARALHAPASPSHAAAPPVPPHAPKRKAYRLVAIGTSTGGPVALQRVLTQLPANFPAPLVLIQHMPAAFTKAFAERLDKLCRISVKEAEDGDVLRPGLALLAPGGKQMMVDSRGMVRILPGDERLNYKPCVDITFGSAAKAYTDKVLAVVLTGMGADGREGARLLKQGGSQVWAQDEASCVIYGMPMAVVKANLADAVYGLDDIGRHLVEACL from the coding sequence ATGGCAGTCAAGGTTCTGGTGGTGGATGACTCCGGGTTCTTCCGCCGCCGCGTCGCGGAAATCCTTTCTTCCGATCCCAATATCCAGGTGGTGGGCACCGCCACCAATGGCCGCGAGGCCATCGACCAGGCGTTGGCGCTCAAGCCCGATGTCATCACCATGGACTACGAGATGCCGATGATGGACGGCATCACGGCCGTGCGGCACATCATGCAGCGCTGTCCGACGCCGGTCCTGATGTTCTCCTCGCTGACCCACGAAGGTGCCCGCGTCACCCTCGACGCCCTGGACGCCGGTGCGGTGGATTTCCTGCCGAAGAACTTCGAAGACATTTCGCGCACCCCCGAAAAGGTCAAGCAACTGCTCTGCGAGAAAGTCCACAGCATCGCCCGCAGCAACCGCCGCTACAGCAGCTTCAGCGCAACGCCCCATGCGGCTCCGGCTCCGGCTCCGGCTCCGGCCGCCAGCGCTCCCGCGCGCGCGCTGCACGCACCGGCGTCGCCGAGCCATGCCGCTGCGCCGCCGGTTCCGCCCCACGCCCCAAAGCGTAAGGCCTACCGGCTGGTGGCCATCGGCACCTCCACCGGTGGGCCGGTGGCCCTGCAGCGCGTGCTCACTCAACTACCGGCCAATTTCCCGGCGCCCCTGGTGCTGATCCAGCACATGCCGGCGGCCTTCACCAAGGCCTTCGCCGAGCGCCTGGACAAGCTCTGCCGGATTTCCGTCAAGGAAGCCGAGGATGGCGATGTCCTGCGTCCGGGCCTGGCCCTGCTGGCCCCCGGCGGCAAGCAGATGATGGTCGACAGCCGTGGCATGGTGCGCATCCTGCCCGGCGACGAACGCCTGAACTACAAGCCTTGCGTGGACATCACCTTCGGCTCGGCGGCCAAGGCCTACACTGACAAGGTCCTGGCGGTGGTGCTGACCGGCATGGGCGCCGACGGCCGCGAAGGCGCGCGCCTGCTCAAGCAGGGCGGCAGCCAGGTCTGGGCTCAGGACGAAGCCAGCTGTGTGATCTACGGCATGCCCATGGCAGTGGTGAAGGCCAACCTGGCCGACGCCGTCTATGGTCTGGACGATATCGGCCGTCACCTGGTCGAGGCGTGTCTCTAA
- a CDS encoding rhodanese-like domain-containing protein, with product MRLLPLLLFCLLPCLQAQEAPMEVEGAMTVNVLQARYLYERGVIFIDVRPTREWTWGHIHGALHLDLLDRFQDLAQPHWPRQVPLVIYCDSEVCPHGAEAVKRAVSWGYRQVFYFREGYFAWQLLDFPQGKGLEEGRLVFSDPEG from the coding sequence ATGCGTCTACTTCCACTCCTGCTGTTCTGCCTGCTGCCCTGCCTGCAGGCCCAGGAAGCCCCCATGGAAGTCGAGGGCGCGATGACGGTCAACGTGCTGCAGGCACGCTACCTCTATGAGCGCGGAGTGATCTTCATCGACGTCAGGCCCACCCGTGAGTGGACCTGGGGCCATATCCACGGCGCGTTGCACCTCGACCTGCTCGACCGCTTCCAGGACCTCGCCCAGCCGCACTGGCCGCGCCAGGTACCGCTGGTGATCTATTGCGACAGCGAGGTGTGCCCCCACGGCGCCGAGGCGGTGAAGCGGGCCGTGAGCTGGGGTTATCGCCAGGTCTTCTATTTCCGCGAGGGGTACTTCGCCTGGCAGTTGCTGGATTTCCCCCAGGGCAAGGGGCTGGAGGAGGGGCGCCTGGTGTTCAGTGACCCGGAGGGCTGA
- a CDS encoding chemotaxis protein CheW produces MKKSSAQGAEDPILQWVTFRLDNETYGINVMQVQEVLRYTEIAPVPGAPSYVLGIINLRGNVVTVIDTRQRFGLGPAPVTDNTRIVIIEADKQVVGILVDSVAEVVYLRQSEIETAPNVGNEESAKFIQGVCNKNGELLILVELDKMMSEEEWSELESI; encoded by the coding sequence ATGAAGAAATCGTCCGCTCAAGGTGCCGAAGATCCCATCCTGCAATGGGTGACTTTCCGCCTGGACAACGAAACCTACGGCATCAACGTGATGCAGGTGCAGGAAGTCCTGCGCTATACCGAGATCGCACCGGTGCCGGGGGCGCCGAGCTACGTGCTGGGCATCATCAACCTGCGCGGCAACGTGGTGACCGTGATCGACACCCGCCAGCGCTTCGGCCTCGGCCCGGCGCCGGTGACCGACAACACCCGCATCGTCATCATCGAAGCGGACAAGCAGGTGGTGGGCATCCTGGTGGACAGCGTGGCCGAGGTGGTCTACCTGCGTCAGTCGGAGATCGAGACCGCGCCCAACGTCGGCAACGAAGAGTCCGCCAAGTTCATCCAGGGCGTCTGCAACAAGAACGGCGAACTGCTGATCCTCGTCGAGCTGGACAAGATGATGAGCGAGGAAGAGTGGTCGGAGCTGGAGAGCATCTGA
- the fliK gene encoding flagellar hook-length control protein FliK → MTEISGARALPPSQPLARPAQNATDMALKLLQPLDGLLAAGESADAEVIALKETAQSFQVLLKLTLGNGSQTTLEASSTRPLPQGSLLNVTALSDSRLTMALKGGERALGSLDLDLLPVGTLVQGKVTSSELVAQGKAQAAVYKVMVNLLNTSLAGNQLSIESPRPLAIGSLLSAQVQGSQMLQFLPLSAQLDQLELTQQLASQQSRQGSLDALIGALQSTGRENLPENLRLAIDKLLGALPDIRQLGDPKVLAAALENSGALLESRLLTGQAGALPQDFKANLLRLVAQLLPALPTPASLPSTGTSNAMAQALPAFIRNALGALGQANARQQALSFPLPSRLAQTAEEEGDLETLLKLAAAAVSRLQTHQLSSLAQTQTTPEGNLLTTWQLEVPMRNQQEIVPLQIKLQQEQDGRQEKNEHNKESLWRIELAFDLEPLGPLQVQAQLLQGSLSSQLWAERADTAGLIDRELPNLRERLLAAGLTVGELACSQGRPPRGPRTNLEQRWVDETA, encoded by the coding sequence ATGACCGAAATCAGCGGCGCGCGCGCCCTTCCCCCAAGCCAGCCCCTCGCCCGTCCCGCGCAGAACGCAACGGACATGGCGCTGAAGCTGCTCCAGCCCCTGGACGGCCTGCTGGCCGCCGGCGAAAGCGCCGACGCCGAAGTCATCGCGCTGAAGGAAACCGCGCAGAGCTTCCAGGTGTTGCTCAAGCTGACCCTGGGTAACGGCAGCCAGACCACCCTGGAAGCCAGCAGCACGCGCCCGCTGCCCCAGGGCAGCCTGCTCAATGTCACGGCGCTGTCGGATAGCCGCCTGACCATGGCCCTGAAGGGCGGCGAACGCGCCCTCGGCAGCCTCGACCTGGACCTGCTGCCCGTGGGCACCCTGGTGCAGGGCAAGGTGACGTCCAGCGAATTGGTCGCCCAGGGCAAGGCCCAGGCCGCGGTCTACAAGGTGATGGTCAACCTGCTCAATACCTCGCTGGCCGGCAACCAGCTCAGTATCGAAAGCCCGCGCCCGCTGGCCATCGGCAGCCTGCTCAGCGCCCAGGTGCAGGGCAGCCAGATGCTGCAGTTCCTGCCGCTTTCTGCGCAGCTGGACCAGTTGGAGCTGACCCAGCAACTGGCCAGCCAGCAAAGCCGCCAGGGCTCCCTCGACGCGCTGATCGGCGCGCTGCAGAGCACCGGCCGGGAGAACCTGCCGGAGAACCTGCGGCTGGCCATCGACAAGCTGCTCGGCGCCCTCCCCGACATCCGCCAACTCGGCGATCCCAAGGTGCTGGCCGCGGCCCTGGAAAACAGCGGCGCCCTGCTCGAATCGCGCCTGCTGACTGGCCAGGCCGGCGCCCTGCCCCAGGACTTCAAGGCCAACCTGCTGCGCCTGGTCGCGCAATTGCTGCCAGCCCTGCCGACGCCTGCCAGCCTGCCCAGCACAGGCACCAGCAATGCCATGGCCCAGGCGCTGCCGGCCTTCATCCGCAACGCCCTGGGCGCCCTCGGCCAGGCCAACGCCCGCCAGCAGGCGCTGAGCTTCCCGCTGCCGTCGCGACTGGCGCAGACGGCCGAAGAGGAAGGCGACCTGGAAACCCTGCTGAAACTGGCCGCGGCCGCCGTCTCCCGGTTGCAGACGCACCAGTTGTCCAGCCTGGCGCAGACCCAGACGACCCCCGAAGGCAACCTGCTGACCACCTGGCAACTGGAAGTGCCAATGCGCAACCAGCAGGAGATCGTGCCGCTGCAGATCAAGCTGCAGCAGGAACAGGACGGTCGCCAGGAGAAGAACGAACACAACAAGGAAAGCCTCTGGCGCATCGAACTGGCCTTCGATCTGGAGCCGCTCGGCCCCCTGCAGGTCCAGGCCCAGTTGCTCCAGGGCAGCCTGTCCAGCCAGCTCTGGGCGGAACGCGCCGACACCGCCGGGCTGATCGACCGCGAACTGCCGAACCTGCGCGAACGCCTGCTGGCGGCCGGCCTCACCGTCGGCGAACTGGCCTGCAGCCAGGGGCGACCGCCTCGCGGGCCCCGCACGAACCTGGAACAACGCTGGGTGGACGAGACCGCATGA